The proteins below come from a single Benincasa hispida cultivar B227 chromosome 4, ASM972705v1, whole genome shotgun sequence genomic window:
- the LOC120076582 gene encoding adenylate isopentenyltransferase 1, chloroplastic-like produces MTLSLPFSHSFPLSRRRRCPLILSSAPSDSLLLLLGATGSGKSSLSIDLAARFPSEIINSDKMQLYGGLDITTNKLPLSHRRAVPHHLLGDFDPLAGEVSPAAFRSHAASVISGVVSRGNLPLVVGGSNSFIHALVAADFDATQDVFGGSRNRISAEFRYRCCFLWVDVSFPVLKRYLSKRVDEMLESGMVEELAEFYDPEMAESEPRIGLRKAIGVPEFEEFFRRYHPKGRDYREGDPLRASAYEEAVRKIKENTWQLTKRQLWKIGRLRKAGWDLKRVDATAAVVAVLAAEAARNGQKYGRNRLWNQA; encoded by the coding sequence ATGACACTTTCCCTTCCCTTCTCCCACTCTTTTCCTCTTTCCCGCCGCCGCCGATGCCCTCTTATCCTCTCCTCTGCCCCCTCCGATtccctcctcctcctccttggCGCCACCGGCTCCGGCAAGTCCTCCCTCTCCATCGACCTCGCCGCCCGTTTCCCTTCCGAGATCATCAATTCCGACAAAATGCAGCTCTACGGAGGCCTCGACATCACCACTAACAAGCTCCCCCTCTCCCACCGCCGCGCCGTTCCCCACCATCTCCTTGGCGATTTCGACCCTCTTGCCGGAGAGGTTTCCCCTGCCGCTTTCCGTTCCCACGCCGCTTCCGTCATCTCCGGCGTTGTCTCTCGAGGCAACCTTCCCCTCGTTGTCGGCGGCTCCAACTCCTTCATTCACGCTCTCGTTGCCGCCGATTTCGATGCTACCCAGGACGTTTTTGGTGGGTCTCGGAATCGGATTTCGGCGGAGTTTCGGTACCGGTGCTGCTTTCTGTGGGTCGACGTGTCGTTTCCTGTTCTGAAACGGTATTTGTCGAAGCGGGTGGATGAGATGTTGGAGAGTGGGATGGTGGAGGAGTTGGCGGAGTTTTACGACCCGGAAATGGCCGAGTCGGAGCCCCGAATCGGGCTGAGGAAAGCCATTGGAGTGCCCGAATTCGAGGAGTTTTTCCGGCGGTATCACCCGAAAGGGAGGGATTACAGAGAGGGGGATCCGCTGCGGGCGAGCGCATACGAAGAAGCAGTAAGGAAAATAAAGGAGAACACGTGGCAGTTGACGAAGAGGCAGTTGTGGAAGATCGGACGGCTCAGAAAGGCCGGGTGGGACCTGAAGAGAGTGGACGCTACGGCGGCGGTTGTGGCGGTCCTAGCGGCGGAAGCGGCGAGAAACGGTCAGAAATATGGGAGGAACAGGTTGTGGAACCAAGCGTAA